The following proteins are co-located in the Paludibaculum fermentans genome:
- a CDS encoding gamma-glutamyltransferase family protein, whose amino-acid sequence MLKNLLVVFAAWTALLPAQRPTVPVRYSARGLHGAVAAGSDYATEAGLRILHRGGNAVDAGVAATLAAAVTEYSHFGFGGEAPILIRTAQGKVYSIAGVGTMPKAATFDYFLNRKLKAEEVYEIEENGLDHMLPTAGLHAALVPGMVDAVLVALQEFGTLTFAEVAQPALELAQSSAIDEPRVREIQATRHILALWPTSKAVFLPDGKVPRPGDLFHQPDLARTIQAMIAAEKGASRKQAIEAVRNFFYRGDIARRIGEFSKSNGGLLRYEDFAAFHLVPEEPVSGVYHGYTVYKPGFWSQGPSMIEALNILGLQDLTRFGWNSPEYIHTSVEALKLAYADRDTWYGDPKFTPEPRELLTLDYARQRAQLLGPKASSEFRPGLVNGKTGEHPSAHAGKVANIDDALMQRDTTCVTAADKDGIVFSSTPSGAWTPAVIAGDTGIPLTQRAQSFLLIAGHPNAVAGGKRPRVTLSPTLVTFQGKPYLALATPGGDNQDQSLLQVMLDILDFGMNPQQAVEAARYQTRHLVSSFDNHAMSPADLILDERMGQTVQRDLMQRGHRVEIRSRYGSGAAPVAIRIRPDGVIEAGADPYGYRSAVAW is encoded by the coding sequence ATGCTGAAGAACCTTCTTGTTGTCTTCGCCGCATGGACAGCCCTCCTCCCCGCACAGCGGCCCACCGTCCCGGTTCGCTACTCCGCGCGCGGCCTGCATGGGGCTGTCGCCGCCGGGTCCGACTACGCCACGGAGGCCGGTCTCCGCATCCTGCATCGCGGCGGCAACGCGGTGGATGCCGGAGTCGCCGCCACCCTCGCCGCGGCTGTCACCGAGTACTCCCACTTCGGCTTCGGCGGCGAGGCGCCCATCCTCATCCGGACAGCCCAGGGCAAGGTCTATAGCATCGCCGGCGTCGGCACCATGCCGAAGGCCGCCACCTTCGACTACTTCCTCAACCGCAAGTTGAAGGCCGAGGAGGTTTATGAGATCGAGGAGAACGGCCTCGATCACATGCTGCCCACCGCCGGCCTGCACGCCGCGCTGGTGCCCGGCATGGTCGACGCCGTGCTCGTCGCCCTGCAGGAGTTTGGCACGCTTACCTTTGCCGAAGTCGCGCAGCCCGCGCTCGAGCTCGCGCAGTCCTCGGCCATCGACGAGCCGCGCGTCCGCGAGATCCAGGCCACCCGCCACATCCTCGCCCTGTGGCCCACTTCGAAGGCCGTGTTTCTGCCCGACGGCAAAGTGCCGCGCCCGGGCGACCTGTTCCATCAACCCGATCTCGCCCGAACGATCCAGGCCATGATCGCCGCCGAAAAGGGCGCCTCGCGCAAACAGGCCATCGAAGCCGTCCGCAACTTCTTCTACCGCGGGGACATTGCCCGCCGCATCGGCGAGTTCTCCAAGTCCAATGGGGGGCTCCTCCGCTACGAGGACTTCGCCGCCTTCCACCTCGTGCCCGAGGAGCCGGTCTCCGGCGTCTATCACGGCTACACGGTCTATAAGCCCGGCTTTTGGTCCCAAGGGCCCTCCATGATCGAGGCGCTCAACATCCTTGGACTTCAGGACCTCACCCGCTTCGGCTGGAACTCGCCGGAGTATATCCACACCTCCGTCGAAGCCCTGAAGCTCGCCTATGCCGATCGGGATACCTGGTATGGCGATCCCAAGTTCACACCCGAGCCGCGCGAACTGCTCACCCTCGACTACGCCCGCCAGCGCGCCCAGTTGCTCGGGCCCAAGGCCTCGTCGGAGTTCCGCCCGGGCCTCGTCAACGGGAAGACGGGCGAGCATCCTTCCGCCCATGCCGGCAAGGTCGCCAACATCGACGACGCCCTCATGCAGCGCGATACGACCTGTGTCACCGCCGCCGATAAAGATGGCATCGTGTTCTCTTCCACCCCCTCGGGTGCGTGGACTCCGGCCGTCATCGCGGGCGACACCGGCATCCCGCTCACCCAGCGCGCCCAGAGTTTCCTCCTGATCGCCGGCCATCCGAATGCTGTTGCCGGCGGCAAGCGGCCCCGTGTCACGCTGAGCCCGACGCTGGTGACGTTCCAGGGCAAGCCGTATCTGGCATTGGCTACACCTGGCGGCGACAACCAGGACCAGTCCCTGCTCCAGGTCATGCTCGATATTCTGGACTTCGGGATGAACCCGCAACAGGCGGTGGAAGCGGCTCGCTATCAGACCCGCCACCTGGTTTCGAGCTTCGACAACCACGCCATGAGTCCGGCTGACCTGATCCTGGATGAGCGCATGGGCCAGACCGTCCAGCGCGATCTGATGCAGCGCGGGCACCGCGTGGAGATCCGTTCCCGCTACGGCAGCGGAGCCGCCCCGGTCGCCATCCGCATCCGCCCCGACGGCGTCATCGAAGCCGGCGCCGACCCCTACGGCTACCGCTCCGCCGTCGCCTGGTAG
- a CDS encoding family 43 glycosylhydrolase, with product MSFQRIPPSGRHAILPFLFLASASLMLLPGAEPARPRTFANPLNLDYRFMVDQPSRREAADPAIVLFGDDYYLFASKSGGYWHSKDLLDWTFVVSSDLPIEAYAPAVMVYNNTLYYTACNIGLYKTTDPKSGKWEFVSQTFNVGDPDLFADDDGRVYLYYGLSYNGAISGMELDAKNQFKPIGEPWVCFRANYAQHGWERRGDDNLGAATGNLFQEGPWLEGSWMTKHNGTYYLQYASPGTEYRTYADGVYTASSPRGPFTYSPSSPFSFKPTGFITGAGHSGTFADKQGRYWHIATMVISMKHQFERRLGLFPVGFDTSGVLHMNTLFGDYPQAAPHDRKGDSLDTFAGWMLLSFGKKAQASSSIETLGPEKAFDEDIKTYWSARTANAGEWLSVDLGKTCRLEAIQVNFAEHESTTLGRTAGLHHQYRLESSLDGKTWQLLADRSSNLKDVPHDYLQLPTPATARYVRLTNVQMPAGGPFSVRDLRLFGSGEGKPPAAAPAFEVHRDSSDPRNAVIRWTMSRDTEGYIVRYGIAPGQLYHSYEVRGQKELSVHGLNRETDYYFTVDAFNDSGWTPGTQTLPSPAVSAR from the coding sequence ATGAGCTTTCAGCGAATCCCACCCTCTGGCCGCCACGCCATTCTCCCCTTCCTCTTCCTGGCAAGCGCTTCGCTGATGCTCCTCCCGGGCGCCGAACCCGCGCGGCCCCGCACCTTCGCCAACCCCCTCAACCTCGACTACCGCTTCATGGTCGACCAGCCCAGCCGCCGCGAGGCAGCCGACCCCGCCATCGTCCTCTTCGGCGACGACTACTACCTCTTCGCGTCCAAGTCCGGCGGCTACTGGCATTCGAAGGATCTGCTCGACTGGACCTTCGTGGTCTCCTCCGACCTGCCCATCGAGGCCTATGCTCCGGCCGTCATGGTCTACAACAACACGCTCTACTACACCGCCTGCAACATCGGACTCTACAAGACCACCGACCCCAAGAGCGGCAAGTGGGAGTTTGTCAGCCAGACCTTCAATGTCGGCGATCCCGACCTCTTCGCCGACGACGATGGCCGCGTCTACCTCTACTACGGGCTTTCCTACAACGGCGCCATCTCAGGCATGGAGCTCGATGCGAAGAATCAGTTCAAGCCCATCGGCGAGCCGTGGGTCTGCTTCCGCGCCAACTATGCCCAACATGGCTGGGAGCGGCGCGGCGACGACAACCTTGGCGCGGCCACCGGCAACCTCTTCCAGGAAGGGCCCTGGCTCGAAGGCTCCTGGATGACGAAGCACAACGGCACCTACTATCTCCAGTACGCCTCGCCCGGCACCGAATACCGCACCTACGCCGATGGCGTGTACACGGCCTCCAGCCCGCGCGGACCCTTCACTTACTCTCCCTCCAGCCCCTTCTCCTTCAAGCCCACCGGCTTCATCACCGGCGCCGGCCACAGCGGCACCTTCGCCGACAAGCAGGGCCGCTACTGGCACATCGCCACCATGGTCATCTCCATGAAGCACCAGTTCGAGCGCCGCCTCGGCCTGTTCCCGGTGGGCTTCGACACCAGCGGCGTCCTCCACATGAATACCCTGTTCGGCGACTATCCCCAGGCCGCGCCCCACGATCGCAAGGGCGATTCCCTCGATACCTTCGCGGGCTGGATGCTGCTCTCCTTCGGCAAGAAGGCGCAAGCCTCCTCGAGCATCGAGACCTTGGGTCCTGAGAAAGCCTTCGACGAAGACATCAAGACCTACTGGAGCGCCCGCACCGCCAATGCCGGCGAATGGCTCAGCGTGGACCTGGGCAAAACCTGCCGCCTCGAAGCCATCCAGGTCAACTTCGCCGAGCACGAGTCCACCACCCTGGGCCGTACCGCCGGACTCCACCACCAATACCGTCTCGAATCCTCGCTCGACGGCAAAACCTGGCAGCTCCTGGCCGACCGTTCCAGCAACCTCAAGGACGTCCCCCACGACTATCTCCAACTGCCCACGCCGGCGACTGCCCGCTACGTGCGGCTCACCAATGTCCAAATGCCCGCGGGCGGCCCGTTCAGCGTGCGCGATCTGCGCCTCTTCGGCAGCGGAGAGGGCAAGCCGCCGGCCGCCGCTCCGGCGTTTGAGGTCCACCGCGACTCCAGCGATCCCAGGAATGCGGTGATCCGCTGGACGATGTCGCGCGACACGGAGGGCTACATCGTCCGCTACGGCATCGCCCCCGGCCAGCTCTATCACAGCTACGAAGTGCGCGGCCAGAAGGAACTCTCCGTCCACGGCCTCAACCGGGAGACGGATTACTACTTCACCGTCGACGCCTTCAACGACAGCGGCTGGACTCCGGGTACGCAAACCCTGCCGAGTCCAGCCGTCTCCGCTCGCTGA
- a CDS encoding cellulase family glycosylhydrolase, whose product MNSFACPGTVLRSWVFAVAAGVLCAQPAANYQGKPYQGHAQVIPGRVQMELYDTGGPEVAFHDTDADNNGSGKLNKGNTPVERFRQDEAVDLSFTKPKIDNTVDGVQEKVGELYLGWTAPGEWVNYTVDVQVAGAYAVHAHMTSRTDNAQIRLAVDGVDVTGALRLPTTTHWHLWRTAANLAQVRLEKGVHALRISVLKEGNFNLDYLEFEPAAAASTAHVFPAVGAMDQVKKMGRGLNIIGYDPLWKDPAKARFQDRHFQRIREGGFQTVRVNLHAFSHMNAENRLSEAWFRTVDWAVNAAVENDLTVILDEHNFTDCGRDAAACRPKLMAFWEQVSEHYKDAPASVVFEILNEPNGQVTVERWNAWAKEALAVIRKTNPTRNVIIGPASWNGIGALNQLELPEDDRHIIATVHYYLPMAFTHQGAAWSKETAKLSGVTWGSEEEKRKVDADFAGVQEWSKAHGRPVLLGEFGAYDKGEMDARVRYTAYLARTAESLGWTWTYWQFDSDFLAWDMSKDDWVGPIHSALVPPK is encoded by the coding sequence ATGAATTCGTTCGCCTGTCCGGGAACCGTGCTGCGTAGTTGGGTTTTTGCCGTTGCCGCCGGAGTGCTGTGCGCCCAGCCAGCCGCCAATTATCAGGGGAAGCCCTATCAGGGTCACGCCCAGGTGATTCCGGGCCGCGTGCAGATGGAACTGTACGACACTGGCGGGCCGGAAGTGGCCTTCCACGATACGGATGCCGATAACAACGGCAGTGGAAAACTGAACAAGGGCAACACTCCGGTTGAGCGATTCCGCCAGGACGAGGCGGTGGACCTCTCCTTTACAAAGCCGAAGATCGACAACACCGTGGATGGGGTTCAGGAGAAGGTGGGTGAACTCTACCTGGGCTGGACCGCGCCCGGCGAGTGGGTGAACTACACGGTGGACGTGCAGGTGGCGGGCGCCTATGCGGTGCACGCGCACATGACGTCGCGAACCGATAACGCGCAGATCCGCCTGGCGGTGGACGGGGTGGATGTGACCGGCGCACTGCGGCTGCCGACCACCACGCACTGGCACCTGTGGCGGACGGCCGCGAACCTGGCGCAGGTCCGCCTGGAAAAGGGCGTGCATGCCCTCAGGATTTCCGTCTTGAAGGAGGGCAACTTCAATCTCGACTACCTGGAGTTCGAACCCGCGGCCGCCGCGTCGACGGCGCACGTGTTCCCGGCGGTGGGCGCGATGGACCAGGTAAAGAAGATGGGGCGCGGGCTGAACATCATCGGCTACGACCCACTGTGGAAGGACCCCGCAAAGGCCCGCTTCCAGGACCGGCATTTCCAACGCATCCGGGAGGGCGGGTTCCAGACGGTGCGCGTCAATCTGCACGCGTTTTCGCACATGAACGCCGAGAACCGGTTGAGCGAGGCGTGGTTCAGGACAGTCGACTGGGCTGTGAATGCGGCCGTGGAGAACGACCTGACGGTGATCCTGGACGAACACAACTTCACCGATTGCGGACGCGATGCGGCGGCCTGCAGGCCGAAGCTGATGGCGTTCTGGGAGCAGGTGTCGGAACACTACAAGGACGCTCCGGCGAGCGTGGTATTCGAGATCCTGAATGAGCCGAACGGGCAGGTGACGGTGGAGCGGTGGAACGCCTGGGCGAAAGAGGCGCTGGCGGTGATCCGGAAGACGAACCCTACGCGCAACGTGATCATCGGGCCGGCGTCGTGGAACGGCATCGGCGCATTGAACCAGCTGGAACTGCCGGAAGATGACCGGCACATCATTGCGACGGTCCACTACTATTTGCCGATGGCGTTCACGCACCAGGGGGCTGCGTGGTCGAAAGAGACCGCGAAGCTGTCGGGGGTGACGTGGGGCTCAGAGGAAGAGAAGCGAAAGGTGGACGCCGATTTCGCAGGGGTTCAGGAGTGGTCGAAGGCGCACGGCCGGCCGGTTCTGCTGGGTGAGTTCGGGGCGTACGACAAGGGCGAAATGGACGCGCGGGTGCGGTACACGGCGTACCTGGCACGCACGGCGGAGTCGTTGGGCTGGACGTGGACTTACTGGCAGTTCGACTCGGACTTCCTGGCCTGGGACATGAGCAAGGATGACTGGGTGGGGCCGATTCACTCGGCCCTCGTGCCTCCGAAATAG
- a CDS encoding aldo/keto reductase, giving the protein MKKVTPRERRTFLKAGGATVAGLLGTTTSVAAAAPAPPQPAMPTRNLGRTGYKTGLFSLGGQAALERPNNDATAVPIIDRALDLGINYIDTSSIYGGKDRWSERYVGQVMKRRRNEAFLASKTKERTRDGSLRMLEESLKLLNTDHLDLWQLHDIGLPEDVEAVFAKGGAMEALLQAREQKLVRYLGVTGHFRPEALVESIRRFPFDTILISLNAADKYHYSFLDELLPLAVEKQMGIIGMKVPGRGRLLSSWTPPPLERQQRSWEGAVIATTPGPLTMREAMSYSLTLPVTTVIVGCDSIAQLEENVQIARAFTPLSDKQMAAIAHRAEPVSKQALFFRFVSRA; this is encoded by the coding sequence GTGAAAAAAGTCACCCCTCGCGAACGCCGCACATTCCTGAAGGCTGGAGGGGCCACCGTCGCCGGCCTCCTTGGCACTACTACCAGCGTGGCCGCCGCCGCTCCGGCTCCGCCACAGCCCGCCATGCCCACGCGCAACCTGGGCCGCACCGGCTATAAAACCGGCCTCTTCAGCCTGGGCGGACAGGCTGCCCTCGAGCGCCCCAACAACGACGCCACCGCAGTCCCCATCATCGATCGCGCCCTCGACCTCGGCATCAACTACATCGACACCTCGTCCATCTATGGCGGCAAAGACCGTTGGAGCGAGCGCTATGTCGGCCAGGTCATGAAACGCCGCCGCAACGAAGCCTTCCTCGCCAGCAAGACCAAGGAGCGCACGCGCGACGGCTCCCTCCGCATGCTCGAGGAGTCGCTCAAGCTCCTCAACACCGATCACCTCGACCTCTGGCAGCTCCACGATATCGGCCTGCCGGAAGACGTGGAAGCCGTCTTCGCCAAGGGCGGAGCCATGGAAGCCTTGCTCCAGGCGCGCGAGCAGAAGTTGGTCCGCTATCTCGGAGTCACCGGCCACTTCCGGCCCGAAGCGCTCGTGGAGTCCATCCGGCGCTTCCCCTTCGACACGATCCTCATTTCGCTAAACGCCGCCGACAAATACCACTACAGCTTTCTCGACGAACTCCTGCCGCTCGCCGTCGAAAAGCAGATGGGCATCATCGGCATGAAAGTGCCCGGCCGTGGACGACTGCTCTCCAGTTGGACGCCGCCGCCGCTGGAACGGCAGCAGCGCTCCTGGGAAGGCGCCGTCATCGCCACGACACCCGGCCCGCTCACGATGCGCGAGGCCATGTCTTACTCGCTCACCTTGCCTGTCACCACTGTCATTGTGGGCTGCGACTCCATCGCCCAGCTCGAGGAGAATGTGCAGATTGCCCGCGCCTTCACCCCTCTGAGCGACAAGCAGATGGCCGCCATCGCGCACCGCGCCGAGCCCGTCTCCAAGCAGGCGCTCTTCTTCCGCTTCGTCAGCCGGGCCTAG
- a CDS encoding TonB-dependent receptor has translation MSRFRFVAGAAAVWAAAAFLAVPLRAQSDLGSIQGYVRDPSGATIPNAKVTVNNETGLERVSTTNESGRYVITNIPPGFYRVSVTATGFKKYESSGNKLDPSAALALDMSLTIGAANESVVVTANSAALQTESAAIQKVVTRQQIDSLELNGRNPIFMANLVPGTRGGNLSALSFSFSQGPNNINGARTQDSLITFDGAPAVRTRSNGTSLGSADVDSTSEIQILTSNYAAEYGRSSGGQIRILTKTGTNEFHGAAYEYLRNTAFNANTWTRNNTLGQGFVPPFHYNQFGYNAGGPFYIPGRLNRDKNKFFWYWGQEWVRNRYLDTNSMTVPSMAMRQGDFSELLNPTNVYYGKVVQIKDPTTGNPFPNNVIPTNRLSPSGVGILSEFPKPNLTVPINTNQFWYAALPHPQDQRKDTLAADMNLTDTQRIQFRRMNYAFNEYQPLDGGTPFTPKYFNRPNQTNSVNYVWTISPTMVNEFLATVSLDDVYIPVDTANFLDRTTIGINYPYIFPQGKLIPTRIPTVNMTGFSGVSGGPYPSHSTGPIYTLSDSFTWIKGNHTLKFGFSFERSGENDNDEINVSACPTCTNNQNGQFSFTDTRSGQPTSGNAAANAALGLFDTYSELGQRAYTIFRGNMYEGFAQDRWKVNQKLTVDLGMRYTVVVPFHAQWGNMIVFDPSLYDPAQAVQVDPKTGAVVPGSGDRYNGMVIPGNGWPDSAAGRFPEANDPQYAYLFRNGVSSDHYSDVRWNQWQPRVGIAYALNPKTVLRAGAGRFFTKLGVSDSIFLGGNPPFQPTANVSFGSVDNPGGTQANSLPLTVTTQSKAFKNPESWEWNFTVERDFFWKSVVSVGYVGRRGLHLQREANINQPTVATVLANPGVNLDALRPYAGYNSIRESDNVASSMYNSLQLSWNRRFANGFSFGAAYTYSKSMDDGSAQRDIIPDTYDAHNLWGLSDFDVTHILIVNYLYELPFFRDQSKLSGKLLGGWQLSGISQFQTGTPCSVAKGNDYAGVGQDGSMSCAGQFWNMNGSPTVVGQFAANGSSDPNQWFSVTNSNGSPIFTAPSAGTFNTTQAVRNIIHNPGLQNWNIGLFKRFSVTEKTGFQFRAEAFNAFNHPNLGGANFDPTSASFGKVTGKTGDVRNLQLSLRFFF, from the coding sequence ATGAGCCGTTTCCGCTTTGTAGCGGGGGCTGCAGCCGTGTGGGCTGCTGCCGCCTTCTTAGCCGTGCCCCTGCGCGCGCAATCCGACCTGGGGTCCATCCAAGGGTATGTGCGAGACCCGTCGGGCGCCACCATTCCGAACGCCAAGGTAACCGTCAACAACGAGACGGGCCTGGAACGGGTGTCGACCACCAACGAGTCGGGCCGCTACGTGATCACGAATATCCCGCCCGGGTTCTACCGGGTGTCGGTGACCGCGACCGGTTTCAAGAAGTATGAGAGCAGCGGCAACAAGCTGGACCCCAGCGCCGCACTGGCCCTGGATATGAGTCTAACGATTGGGGCTGCGAACGAGTCGGTCGTGGTGACCGCCAATTCCGCGGCGCTGCAAACGGAGTCGGCCGCGATCCAGAAGGTGGTCACACGGCAGCAGATCGACAGCCTTGAACTGAACGGCCGGAATCCGATCTTCATGGCAAATCTGGTGCCCGGCACGAGGGGCGGCAATCTCTCCGCGCTGTCGTTCTCGTTCAGCCAGGGGCCCAACAACATCAATGGAGCGAGAACCCAGGACAGCCTCATTACTTTCGATGGAGCTCCGGCGGTCAGGACGCGATCGAACGGAACGAGCCTGGGCTCCGCCGATGTGGATTCCACTTCAGAGATCCAAATTCTCACCTCCAATTATGCCGCGGAGTATGGGCGGTCTTCCGGAGGGCAGATTCGCATTCTTACCAAGACTGGAACCAATGAGTTCCACGGAGCGGCTTATGAGTATCTGCGCAACACAGCGTTCAATGCCAATACGTGGACGAGGAACAATACGCTGGGCCAGGGCTTTGTGCCGCCGTTCCACTATAACCAGTTTGGCTACAACGCGGGCGGGCCTTTCTATATCCCCGGCCGGCTCAACCGGGACAAGAATAAGTTCTTCTGGTATTGGGGCCAGGAGTGGGTCAGGAATCGTTACCTGGACACCAATTCCATGACGGTGCCCTCGATGGCGATGAGACAGGGCGACTTCAGTGAACTATTGAACCCCACTAATGTCTACTACGGGAAAGTAGTACAGATCAAGGATCCGACGACGGGCAATCCGTTCCCGAACAATGTAATTCCCACGAACAGACTGAGTCCCAGCGGCGTGGGCATCCTGAGCGAGTTCCCGAAGCCCAACCTGACGGTGCCGATCAACACGAACCAGTTCTGGTACGCGGCGCTGCCGCATCCCCAGGATCAGCGTAAGGACACACTGGCCGCCGATATGAACCTGACGGACACGCAGCGCATCCAGTTCCGCCGGATGAACTACGCCTTCAACGAATATCAACCACTCGACGGTGGGACGCCGTTCACGCCCAAATACTTCAACCGGCCGAACCAGACCAATTCGGTGAATTATGTCTGGACGATTAGCCCGACGATGGTGAACGAATTCCTGGCCACGGTGAGCCTGGATGATGTCTACATCCCGGTGGATACGGCGAATTTTCTGGACCGCACGACGATCGGGATCAATTATCCATATATATTCCCGCAGGGCAAGCTGATTCCCACGCGCATTCCGACGGTGAATATGACGGGCTTCAGCGGGGTGAGCGGCGGACCGTACCCGTCGCACTCCACCGGGCCGATTTATACATTGTCTGACAGCTTCACGTGGATCAAGGGCAACCACACACTGAAGTTTGGGTTCTCCTTCGAGCGTTCCGGGGAAAACGACAACGACGAGATCAATGTGAGCGCCTGCCCCACGTGTACGAACAACCAGAACGGGCAGTTCAGTTTCACGGATACGCGGTCGGGCCAGCCGACCTCGGGCAACGCGGCCGCAAATGCGGCTCTGGGCCTGTTCGACACGTACTCGGAACTGGGCCAGCGGGCGTACACCATCTTCCGCGGCAACATGTACGAGGGCTTCGCGCAGGACCGCTGGAAGGTGAACCAGAAGCTGACGGTGGACCTGGGCATGCGCTACACGGTGGTCGTGCCCTTCCATGCGCAGTGGGGCAACATGATCGTGTTCGACCCGTCGCTGTATGATCCGGCCCAGGCGGTGCAGGTGGATCCGAAGACGGGCGCGGTGGTTCCCGGATCGGGTGACCGGTACAACGGCATGGTGATTCCCGGCAACGGTTGGCCCGATTCGGCAGCCGGCCGGTTCCCCGAAGCAAATGATCCGCAGTATGCCTACCTGTTCCGCAATGGCGTGTCGTCGGATCACTACTCCGACGTCCGCTGGAATCAGTGGCAGCCGCGGGTCGGCATCGCCTATGCGCTGAACCCGAAGACGGTGCTGCGCGCCGGAGCGGGGCGGTTCTTCACCAAGCTGGGCGTGAGCGATTCCATCTTCCTGGGCGGCAATCCGCCGTTCCAGCCCACCGCCAATGTGTCGTTCGGCAGCGTGGACAATCCGGGCGGGACACAGGCGAATTCCCTGCCCCTGACGGTGACGACGCAGAGCAAGGCGTTCAAGAATCCCGAGTCATGGGAGTGGAACTTCACGGTGGAGCGGGATTTCTTCTGGAAGTCGGTGGTGTCGGTGGGTTATGTTGGCCGCCGCGGCCTGCACCTGCAGCGCGAGGCGAACATCAACCAGCCAACGGTCGCCACGGTGCTGGCGAATCCGGGCGTAAACCTGGACGCGCTGCGTCCCTATGCCGGCTATAACTCGATCCGCGAGTCGGACAATGTCGCGAGCTCGATGTACAACTCGCTGCAGCTGAGCTGGAACCGGCGGTTCGCCAACGGCTTCTCGTTCGGGGCGGCGTACACTTACTCGAAGAGCATGGACGACGGTTCGGCGCAGCGGGACATCATTCCGGACACCTACGATGCGCACAACCTGTGGGGGCTCTCGGACTTCGACGTCACCCACATCCTGATCGTGAACTACCTGTATGAACTGCCGTTCTTCCGTGACCAATCCAAGCTGAGCGGCAAACTGCTGGGCGGCTGGCAACTGAGCGGCATTTCGCAGTTCCAGACCGGGACGCCATGCAGTGTGGCGAAGGGCAACGACTATGCGGGTGTGGGCCAGGACGGCAGCATGTCGTGCGCGGGCCAGTTCTGGAACATGAACGGGTCGCCCACGGTGGTGGGGCAGTTCGCGGCGAACGGGTCGAGCGATCCGAACCAATGGTTTTCGGTGACGAACTCAAACGGGTCGCCCATCTTCACCGCTCCGTCGGCGGGCACGTTTAATACGACGCAGGCGGTGCGGAACATCATCCACAATCCGGGCCTGCAGAACTGGAACATCGGCCTTTTCAAGAGGTTCAGCGTGACGGAGAAGACGGGCTTCCAGTTCCGGGCGGAGGCGTTCAATGCCTTCAACCATCCGAATCTGGGCGGAGCGAACTTTGACCCGACCAGCGCTTCGTTCGGCAAGGTGACCGGCAAGACGGGGGATGTGCGGAACCTGCAGTTGTCGTTGCGGTTCTTCTTCTAA